From Candidatus Hydrogenedentota bacterium, one genomic window encodes:
- a CDS encoding DUF433 domain-containing protein: DGWSAEELFEAYPELCPEHIRAAQSYAAACLASDEAVFLAGKAP, from the coding sequence CGACGGCTGGTCCGCCGAAGAATTGTTCGAAGCCTATCCCGAACTGTGCCCGGAACACATCCGCGCCGCGCAGAGCTATGCGGCCGCCTGCCTCGCATCCGACGAGGCCGTATTCCTTGCCGGAAAAGCACCGTGA